AACTTTTCATACTTTCTACTGAATGAGACAGACGGTAATATTGTTGCTATTGTTGTCAAAAAATTAACACTGACGTCAGGTCCTTCTCTCTTCATTATTTCATGAGCTATATTATTCCAATTTATAGACAAATCATTCTGCGTGTTTGTTGCAGTAATAGGCCCATTGCAACCGAGGCACTTTTTTAATTGCAGATTACTGATAGCTTTCATTGCAAACTTCCATTGTTCTCCATTTAGTGGTAGTAATAGAAACGAAAGAACTAGATCATCTCGCGTTTGTAAACAATGAACAaatgttgtttcttcaaaaaaatCCTCTTGCTTAGAATAAATGTTAACATAAGGCCGCCACATATAAGGCACCTTTTTGCATAAATTAATGCAAGTCTCTTTGCTGATCTCGgagtatttttgcaaaataacaATTCCTATCTTAGAAAATTTTGGCTCTTCTGGCTGCTTGGTCAGGTAGGGAAAGCCACACTCGCATTCTACCTGATGTAATACATTAATTTCTAAGAAGGAACTCATCGCTTCATTgagtatattttcatttttagtcTCAATTAATCGGTCTTTGTTCAgtcttgataaaaaaatatgtctatAATACTGCTCAATAGTGTTAATTGCTTTCAAAACACTTGGTTTTGGCTCAGTTAATTTCTCACACGATTCCTTTATGCACTTTATACTTTCTCGTACTgtgcataaaattttatcaatttcatcatCAGACATTATGCTATCTAAACTGTTTACTAGTGAGTAAATAACTTGCACATCATCCATTACATTTCTAATTTCATCTTTGGTAGTGCCTAGATTTTCTTCTATATTCATTGTTTCTTCAACTCCTACATGTTTTTGTGACGGACCATTTTTGAGTTCCTTATCGATATCTATGTACTCTGCATCGAGCCTTACTATGtcattaaattcatttttttgatcTTCTTTCGTATTGCGTGCTATGAGATTCTGACTATTCAAAACACTTAATTCACATTTGTTCAACTCCTTCCTAAACTCAACTGGCAGTTTATTGTTGCTATCACATTTCTTCTCTACTTCAgatatttcttcattttttgtatatttcagAAGCTTagagtttttattattcacaacTACTATACCCGAATCTAATTTACTgcctttttcaatttgatttgaCATGGACGAAGGAGTTGGCGTAAGTTCTAGGCAGTGAAAATCACCAGAATTTGTCATGACATAAATCTGATTATCTACAACATTTGCTGCAGCAACATCTGTGTACTCATTACACCATAAAATAACCGCGGAATTTACAGGGTCAAAAACATAGAGAGCATTCGAATTATATGTGAGTAAATATTTGCTGGCTATGATATGAAgaggtgaaaatttcagcGATTGAGGTGACCAATCGCAGTTGGATGATTCTGCACAAGTCATCTTTGATCCGATCGACTTGTGTACAGTAGATGGGGGGATAGCTAAAGCCTCTTTAAAGTTATGAGTTTTAACAATCTTCCCATTTGACTCTGCTTCCCACAACCTAGAGCCAGGTCTAGCGCAATAAATTTTTGGATACTGTTGATTCTTTTTGTCAATCTTTGTGCTTTTGAACTCCTTATTGGTGGAAGGTGAATGCTTCTGTTGTGTTGCTGAAAAATCCGCTTCTCTTATGGTACTTGGATTATAAAAACAAGCACCAAATTCTCCCTGTCTTGTTCTCAATCCAACTTTCTCGTACTGTCCTTCAACAGTGTCGCATATGTAGCAGTTTGATATTGTCGATATGAGAAGAAGCGGCGAACAAAAGTCcatttgaacaattttataattcaatcCCATAATAGGACAAGCAGGATCTTGGAAGATTCCTCTCTTGACCTGTTCGTACAGTTTAAGTCAAgtgtaaatataaaatttatatctttGCTGAAAGCGTGAACTTTGCTGATATATTACTTACAGTAAACATAGATAGACCCATAACATGAACCGTCCCATTTTCATCCCCGATGTACAACTCAGTGCTGTTGTCATTCCAACATAATGCCGTAACGCATTCGCCATTCCGTTCACTTTTTGTTGATATCATAGCCTCTTTCACAGTGGGTTTTAAAActataaggcagacatttccATCTACAGTTGATAGTGCTACTACCTTTTGATCTGGTGATATTAGGATGTGAGCTACAGCTCCATTCTGTTTTGTACAAAGATAAAGTTTAACATTGGTTTCTAACATGAAACTTAGTTTTGGAACATGTTcatgttattttttctataCACATTCAGGGAGCGCAGATATACGTACTGAGAGGGGTAtgagctgctgaaaaatgcagGTGTCTCTGGCAAACAAATATATGCTTCCGCTCGTCGAGCCAAGCGCGATAAAGTTTGATGAGACGTCAAAGCATGTGTACTgtaattaatgacaacagaaaTTAATAGTGAGTCAATTTTCAGAAAGTTGTCAAATAGTATTGAGCATAGATACAATCAAAAGTTTaatgtcttttttttatacctttatACGTCTTTTATCCTTGATGGGTTTTTGTAAGAGCGTTGTTATTTCTTTATATTCGGAAAGCATCAGATCCTTGGCTTCAGTCATAACCCAAGTTACGTCTTGAGCCATCTTTTAGCTCGAATCGCTTTCACACTTTCTTAGATTTTGTAACTGTCATTCCTCCGCCAAATGGTTCTAAAATTCAAAACGTTTGTACAAACGAACTCTCGGGAAAGAATTGTCAGAACCTTCACTATATACACGATAACGGAGcgacaataacaataaaaaactgCGCCGAAGCCGCTGATGGTGATTTAATTACTAAACAAGGGGGCGGTAGTGTCGACGTTGACTCTTAAAATACAACTCTGCTCTAaagtatgtatatgtatatcttcGGCCACTGAATCAGTCATTCAGTCAACGGTGAATCGAGCTACATAGGTATGTCTGATTCGAAAGAAGAATCATGACCACAGACAACTTATACTTTATAAGCCTATGATATTGTCTTCACTAATCTTCATTAACCCTTCAACCGTTGACAAactattcttcagtcaacgagTGTATTCAGTAGTCAAGTTGATCTTTTCAAATCTGTTCGGCTGAACCTCCTCCCCCCCAGAGATGTGTCGCATCGTTTACGCTTCAGATAGCGGTTAGTGTATACCTTGTAGCATGCGTTTTCATGGATGCGCAACAGGTGACCCCTAATTATAGGCAATTCATGATACAATTCCACTCCGAGCACCTCCGAGTTTCGCATCAGCCGCGTGCTAACGAATTAATAGCGAAGTTGCTCAGAGTGGACCTCACGGTGCGCATCCACGAAAATTCGCGGtaggtatattttatattgaaaaagaatttccaCTTGGATAGACGGAATCCGCGATTGTTCAGAGCGTTCCTACCGACGACTTCGAAATTGAGTAtattcttttctattttcggCATCCGCAATTTCGCATTACacgtaatttcaattccgtCGAGATGTCGTTTTGCATAATTACCTCTGCGTATCGAATTTCAATATAAAATCGACCGTAGACAGGCTAATTTTTGCAAAGCtccttttgttatttttacgtGACCCTGACGTTTGGGAATAATTCtgtaggaaaaaaaactgacaCGGTTGTAAGAGAAACATtggtttttcgattttgaaaatatacaacTAGTCATTATAACAACGTTGGATTCAAATTCTTTACGTTCAAAGGACGAAgcgtacaatatacatatttgcgctataatcgaaaaatacgtTATCGGTTCGAGGGTTTCAGGATTATGTCGTTTGAGAGAAATTCATTCTgaggaaaaattattctttttcctAGTTGCAGCTATCTTCAAAGTATTCGAATCGGTCGATACGTTTCAGTTTACGTGTAGATACGTATCTTTGATCTTTCACTATTCTTCAGTCAATCAAAATCATTTCTCAATCAATCAACGATCTCAAAACATACGAAAATGTAATAAtgcaaaaaacgaagaatgtAGAATATGTTCCTCAGGCTACTGCGTGATGGATCAATGGATTCGTTCGTATCATAGTTGTACGCAGAGTTGAGCAGGATGTGATATGTGTACAAACATTTACAGTTGGCTATAGACACGTTCGGATTCACGTAATGTGAACAGTGTTTTACTGGAGGTGGAGGACATTCTTTGCTGCGAGTAATCGTGCTACTTCCGTCGAGTCTCGAGTGGGAGACCAACCGCGAAACAGGAGAGAGCTTGATCGTCGAGCTTATACACGTAGTGTCTGCTACTTCGAAGTGCCAGTTTTAAACCCAGTGTGTCAGCTTAGGTCAGTGTATTCGCTAAAAAGATTCATCCGTGAATTATAACAGTAAATTATTAAACGTATGAAGATTAGGCAAAGCTGACTTGATTACTGTCCGTTATTTTAACTCATCATTATACGCtgatctttaaaaaaaagtacgtcAAATTACGGGTATAGAATTCTAATGACTTTGGCAATCATAATTTTACCTGTAGCATGTAAAGAATCGCAGTGTAACATTCCGTACGGTGCTTCACAACTGACTTAGTTTCATGATATTGTAGTACATTTGCGTGAACTGTTTTGCGTATACCCGGCAGGGTACGTCTCCTGTGAcggaaattgtgaaaaaacagTTCTGCAACGAGATTGTCACAGTCAAGTGTCCGTTTGAAGTGAAAGTAGCTCGCGTATCATCTCGCGGTAGCCGACGCAACCGTTGACATAGTTAGGATTGTTAGGATTGATCCGACTCATTTTGAGCACTGGTCTCATGTCTGATTCTCCACGTAGTATGGAATTCGTGCTTTTTTGGCCATTAGCTAATACTAATAATTCGTAAGGAACATGCTGCTAGGTCACAATGATTCATGACATCAAATTTACCGTAATGTCAAATATCGACTGATACACAATGCCATACGATGTAATACTTTCACTCACTCCGCAATCTGCTTCATCGTATTTCTCGTTAAATGCAATATACAATGatcagttttcattttttattagcCGCACTCGATATGGGAAGGCTCTTCAGATGGAAGCCGATGGTTCTTCGAACGTTATGCACCGACGCAACCAGCATTAGCAAAACTGTCGCAGCATCCCAATCTCCGGATATAAGCGATGCTTTACCTTACGAGACAATTCCGGGACCCAAGCCGCTGCCAATACTCGGAAACACATGGAGACTCTTACCAGTTATCGGCCAGTACAAAATATCGGACGTTgcaaaaatttccgaattATTTCACCAACATTACGGAAAGATTGTGAGGCTGACTGGCCTCATTGGGAGACCGGATCTTCTTTTCGTCTACGACGCTGATGAGATAGAAAAAGTCTATCGCCACGAGGGACCGACTCCCTTCAGACCCTCCATGCCCTGTCTCGTCCACTATAAAGGCACTGTACGCAAGGAATTCTTTGGTGACTTACCAGGAGTCGTTGGCGTGTAAGGAACAGCTTTCTTGATCAATAACTACGTAATCGTTACGTAAATTACGCAGAATCACACCCACTTACATAACTGCCACAGTTGAATTTGTATTCCTTCGGCATTGACATTCGTTTACAGGCGTCTTACGatatcgataaaattattacgaACTCGTTGAATCATCGATTAATATCGTTATAAATTAAACTTAAGTGTCAAAATTCTTGGGAAAATCATCAGATTGTAAACTAACGGATTTTTATTCTGATATTGAAGACATGGTGAACCTTGGAGAGAATTTCGCACACGTGTGCAGAAGCCAGTTTTACAACCCTTAACGGTCAGAAAGTACATTCAACCCATTGGAGTCGTGACTGATGACTTCATCCAGAGGTAGACGGCCCTATGCGCTATACAATGCGGTAAACGAAACTGAAGTCTATACGAAGCAAGAGCGGTAATCTAATCACGCTCAAATTTCAGAATGGATGAAATCAAGAGAGACGATGGAGAATTACCAGCTGACTTCGATAATGAAATTCACAAATGGGCTCTTGAATGTAGGTATagctttcaaaaaaaaaaaaaacattgcgaATTCATTTGGCTCTTTGAATACCGCATTTCTTCACATTGATCTTCCTCGTCTATAGGCATCGGGAGAGTTGCCCTTGACGTAAGGTTGGGCTGCCTTGGAGCAAATTTGGCGCCCGATTCCGAGcctcaaaaaataattgacgCAGCTAAATATGCGCTGAGGAATGTGGCTGTCTTGGAGTTGAAAGCACCCTTCTGGAGGTACATTCCAACTCCGCTCTGGACTCGCTATGTTCGTAACATGGACTATTTCATAAAGTAAGCATTGTCACAAACCGTCCGTAATCATTAACCGATACCGTATTGGTACGTGGACTATAAGCGAACCACACTTGCAACCACGAAAGTAACGTAAAGTCTTTTCGTCCCATCAGGATATGCATGAAGCACATCGACGAAGCAATGGAAAGGCTGAAAACTAAAACATCTGTTAGCGAGACCGACTTGTCACTAGTGGAAAGAATCTTGGCCAAAGAAACTGATCCGAAAATGGCGTATATTCTTGCCTTGGATCTTATTCTAGTCGGCATTGATACGGTAAGTTCTTAAACGTAAAGGATGGAAACACCGCttgacagatttttaaatactATGGGATGTTTCATAATCCAGATCTCGATGGCAGTTTGCTCGATTCTCTATCAACTAGCGACGAGACCTGAAATACaggaaaaaatgtatcaagAACTGTTGAAAATCCTGCCGGATCCTAATGTACCCATCACTACTCAACATCTGGACCAGGCTGTCTACATGAAGGCATTCATCCGTGAAGTGTTTCGGTGAGTTGAAGATCGACAGCAAGGGTAAAATGTACTCGTTTACAATTTAAGGAATCATATGCAAGTTTGTCGGCTTCCTTGTTACAGAGTTTATTCTACAGTGATTGGAAACGGAAGAACACTCCAAAACGACACTGTGATCTGCGGTTACAAAGTACCCAAGGGGGTGAGTTCTGTCTCCAAAAGTTTTTGGATAAAACAAGTTTGAAGAATATCgacgaataaaatattcgGAAATATTTTCCCTGCTTCTCGTCCAGGTTCAAGTAGTATTTCCCACTCTGGTCACGGGCAACATGGAGGAATATGTGGCTGACGCAAAATCGTTCAAACCTGAAAGATGGCTGAAGGAATCCGCTACTGAAAAATTGCACCCATTCGCGTCGCTTCCCTACGGTTACGGGGCTCGCATGTGTCTCGGAAGAAGATTTGCTGACTTGGAAATGCAGGTTCTTCTAACGAAGGTATGTTGAATTCGTCAAACGTCTCTCGTTTTCTAGGAACTTTCGGCAGAAGTTACTTAACATTCGTTGAGAGACTACAAAAACGTCTATATGTTAAAATATGTAAATCAGCGAGGTCATTGCCCGAGAAGCCACGAAATACTTTTTCGATTTCCAGAGAAACATCAGAATTGTTCCCGGTGATTATCATAATATTTATCCTGTGATTAATTTTCTAATACGAGAAacttgctgaaaaaattctacggacatatccatatttattgttttcacaGATAATTGAAATCCAAGCGAAAAGTGGTTACAGCAtaaacatttataaaattaacacTTCATACTCGTTTTATCTTCCAGCTTATTCGCTCTTATAAATTAGAGTATCATCACGAGCCTTTGAAGTACAAAGTAACCTTTATGTACGCACCTGATGGTGAACTCAAGTTCAAGATGCTGAAGAGATAAAACGATGCGGGTGATTGAAAGGGCTGGAATGGATCCCATACaaagtgaaatgaatttcCAGTATTCATAGGCGAAATTAatgttttatatttaatttgtacatATAAATAACGAGATCATTATTAATCTCGACGATTATCTAAACGTTGTACCAGTAAAGAATCACTCCTATTTAATCTCACTTTATTTTCCACTGCAGTGAACACCCTTAATCTACAACTTGTCATTTAAATAACTAAATGTGTTCCAAATACAAAAGCTCTATTCTTTGTTGAACTCTTAATCAGTAGGAAATTTCAACTTTCTACATATGTATAGCCGCACTTTTTTCGTTCAAAGTAGGTTGAACGCTACCTACTTAGTACAGGCATAATTTATTGATTACCTGTCGATCATCTTAATTCTAAGTGGCCCGTTCGGTGTGTACATTGGATCAATGTGATAATCTAGTTTATCGTAGTGGTATTCAAGCTTGAATGATTGGATGacctggaagaaaaaattggatTTAAATTTATACTCGGGTGCCAAAGTTTCATTCGAGAAATTCTAACTATATTTcctattaaatattgagaatgaaacttttttttacgcaCCTTAGCAAGAACAATAATCATTTCCAACTCCGCAAATCGCCTTCCCAAACACATTCGACGTCCGTAACCAAACGGCAAAGAAGCGAAGGCGTGTTTTACTCCGTGATTAAAATCACGTCCTGTCATCCATCTCTCAGGAAGAAATTCTTCACTTCcgggaaaatatttatcctgATTGCTGATCACGTAATGTTGAAATACTATTTGGACCTGAAAGTATACCAATACGGTAACTGTCGAGTCTGGGATGTTGGGCGAACCGTTTATTTAATGAGTCGTCATAATGTGTGTTACGTACGAACTTCGGATTGCAACGGTGGCGGACCGATATTAAGGATCGATATCGATCTTACGCATTCATGGAATGCGTAACACAGATATCTATCCGAATTGGATCGAGACCATAAATACAGCGCTCGAATTTATGTAAACTTACACCTTCTGGTATTTGGTAACCCCCGATCACGGTATCTTTTGTCATGCATCGTCCGTTCCCGATAACAACTGGATACATTCTGCAGAAAAAAATGTCGTGAAAAATagtattacaattatttagaTCCTTTGCGAAATTATCTGTACAATCGTACATCCATTATTAAGAAGAAGGTGATTTCCAATCACCGTAAGAAAATTACATCGACAGGATTATTCCTATGATATGCGTATACCTCAGGGTTTCTTTGATGCAGGCCTTCAGGTATTTCATCTCTTCCACGTGTTTAGCCTCAATTGGTTTTCCCGGGGGAGGCAGAACCGTTGAAACTTCTTCATAAAGTTTTCTCTGCTTCTCCGGGTGTAATGCGAGCTGGTAAATAACGGATGCGACCGCGTTTGAAGTCTGCGAAGAAACGTCGGGTGATCGTTAGCATTTCTCATTACAGTTACGATGTATGAATtgacttttttctctttttttttcaaactaatGGTATAAAAATTACTGGTTAGGAAAAGTCAGGCTACCAGAGTCCGACTTCACGACCTATCATCAAAACCACTCACCGTGTCTATTCCTACTAAGAATAGATCCAGAGCTAGAATGGTCGCGATTTTAACCCCCGTATCCATGGCCAGCAATCTTTCCAGTAACGAAGGTTCACTTTTCGCATCCCTCGtgatttctttcgttttcGTTCTTGCCAGCGCGGCATTGGTGTGCTTCGAGGTAATTCTGCAACATGGAAACACGATGAATTCACGAAGGtttgaagaaacaaatttatattcgTGACAAAAAAGAGTATGTCAgtctaaaattttattcggttGCGGAAAAGGAATCGAATGGGGATGTTAATGTTTCGCACTCGACTATCGTATCCAGGGCTTTTACGTATTTTAGCCAGGTAGGAGTGTTGAATAGTTTCCAAAATGGGACCTTCAGCTCGAGAACACcgacgtttttgaaaaatacattcaCCGCGTCGATCAGCTCCTGCGTCTCCAGGGGCGCGTCGTCGTCCAGGCACCCCAATCTTACGTCCAAAGCCACACGAGCTATAGCTGCAACGAATAAAGTTATTGagatttccaaaaaattcacGACAATGAATATGCCCTAGCATACATAATAAATGAAAGTCATGCGACATTCCCTCGAGTTATAATAATCCAATACTCACACTCCAAGGACCATTTGTGAATTTCGTTTAGAAAATGGTCGGGCGTTTCATCCTTGTAATTTCGTACTTTTTTCACTCTGAAAGGGGATAGAAAATATGATTTATAATTCCTTGATGGTTTTGAATAATTGGTACGGTCGGAATTGAACCTTTGAACAAAAGCTTCGCTTGCTTCTTGGACTGCACCGATGTAAAGTTTAGCAGTTCGCGGCTGTAGCATAACCTGCTGCACCTTGCTCCGAAAATTATACCAACTCTCGCCGTGCCTGAAACGTTATGGATACATtaattcacgaattttttaattcaggTCATAATTTGCAAGGTAGTTAAATTAGTCATCCTGATTCGGCCGACCTTGCCGGGGAATCGTGGCCGTTCGAATGTCTTCAGCGTAATATATTCGAATGTTTCTATAATCTTAACTGTGTCTGCAAtcaatttgaattaattgaattcgtAGTCACAGTATAACAAATCCTGCCTAGGTGTGTATCATTATGAATACGAATACGTAATGCAGACTTTCGAATGATACGTGTAATCGGAAATGTGATAAAATCGTAAATTGAGCTATAAAACTTTCTAATCATTCGAAATGATTGTTGTGTATGTGAAGGAGAATTGAATACCGTTGGCAAATTGTTCGGATCTCAAGTTCGTTGAGACAGCCGCCGAAGATTCAACCGCGGAATTGTGTCTAATTTCAAAAGACACAAAGAAGAGTTTCAACATCGATGGGTTGGCTTCTATTCGTGCACTCTCTCCGTAAAGAACGTCACAAGAACccgttataattatatgtatcaGTAACAATCTCGTACACATATATGACCGCACTAATTTTTAACTGAGAAAGTACGTGTGGTAAATGCGGTAGTTCAAAAGCCACAGTGAAACAGTTGCTCTAGAATAATTTCGAAGCTTTCATATTACCTCAGTTCGATACATCGGTGAAATACGCAATTTCACCCCTCGTGTTCTTTAATCTTTTACTGTCTAGAATCAAGCTTTGAATCGAATCAGTAATTTTCCGTTTATACTCCATGCAGGACACGCGTGATGAAATGACATTGAAAGTAGAACAAAAGATCAGAGAAAACACCGGCCACTTATCTTGAACGTCGCTGCGAAATCATTAGTTGCGGTTGGGAGGAGTCTAATTAATGTTCGCGAAGCGGAAAGTGCTCCGCGTTATTGCATCGAACATCAGAATACAGGTGAAATGACACTCTCGAGTATAATCGGAGGAAAGTTTCTTGCTCACACTGCAATGACCCCGGCATCTTCGCCGAAGAAATCCTTGCGCAAGACGTGTTTGTAGTAGTTTAAGGAAGGCATGGACGGGCGATGAGGCATTTTTTCCTCGCTGCGAAAAACCCGCTCAATTTCATCAGCGTCGTACAAAAAAACCATGTCCGGCCGACCCAGAAGACCCCCGATTTTTACCACATTACCGTATTTTTTATGCAGGCGTTTCGAAACCTTGTCGACCTCCTCGATTTTAAAATCGCCTGCGGGGCCCAAAATACATGCGTTATTAATGATTTTGCGATTCCGCTTGGTCGAAGAAATTCACTGCACTGCCGGAGTGAAAGTAGGTAACTATCTAATTACTCTAAATTCGGGTATCTACGTCAAGTATATAAATTTCCGTGCATGATTATTGTACTTTAATTAGGGTGAAGTATTAAGATAAGATGCATTTATTGGAAGAATATCGTaacatttttaacaatttctaTGAGAGAATAAACTTGGTTGTGAATATTCCTTGAACTCTGGATTATATAACTTAGTATCaaaaacgatttgaaaaactttcattttcatGTAAAATATGCGGAAACAAAAACTGTCGAAAAGCAGCATCTCTTCCTCACTCGGTGATACTTCACGATTTCGAACCCATTTTTACGGCTTCCGTGCGGCCACGATCGGTTTACAATGCAAAAGGATGCTAAATCGATTTTTGTCGATTGATAGAATTGGGTTTATACCTTTGCTTTTAAAGTATTCAGCTGAAGATACTTTTTTTTGCT
This genomic stretch from Neodiprion pinetum isolate iyNeoPine1 chromosome 6, iyNeoPine1.2, whole genome shotgun sequence harbors:
- the pink gene encoding BLOC-2 complex member HPS5 homolog isoform X1 — translated: MAQDVTWVMTEAKDLMLSEYKEITTLLQKPIKDKRRIKYTCFDVSSNFIALGSTSGSIYLFARDTCIFQQLIPLSNGAVAHILISPDQKVVALSTVDGNVCLIVLKPTVKEAMISTKSERNGECVTALCWNDNSTELYIGDENGTVHVMGLSMFTVKRGIFQDPACPIMGLNYKIVQMDFCSPLLLISTISNCYICDTVEGQYEKVGLRTRQGEFGACFYNPSTIREADFSATQQKHSPSTNKEFKSTKIDKKNQQYPKIYCARPGSRLWEAESNGKIVKTHNFKEALAIPPSTVHKSIGSKMTCAESSNCDWSPQSLKFSPLHIIASKYLLTYNSNALYVFDPVNSAVILWCNEYTDVAAANVVDNQIYVMTNSGDFHCLELTPTPSSMSNQIEKGSKLDSGIVVVNNKNSKLLKYTKNEEISEVEKKCDSNNKLPVEFRKELNKCELSVLNSQNLIARNTKEDQKNEFNDIVRLDAEYIDIDKELKNGPSQKHVGVEETMNIEENLGTTKDEIRNVMDDVQVIYSLVNSLDSIMSDDEIDKILCTVRESIKCIKESCEKLTEPKPSVLKAINTIEQYYRHIFLSRLNKDRLIETKNENILNEAMSSFLEINVLHQVECECGFPYLTKQPEEPKFSKIGIVILQKYSEISKETCINLCKKVPYMWRPYVNIYSKQEDFFEETTFVHCLQTRDDLVLSFLLLPLNGEQWKFAMKAISNLQLKKCLGCNGPITATNTQNDLSINWNNIAHEIMKREGPDVSVNFLTTIATILPSVSFSRNLFQSLIFTKILKHHEFEQPMDFDQILNETPYDPYSLLCCPKIQTQLLHTLQKDLQRPMDRHVFGTQAHHWGMHHKPAKSICPCCTLPLKTPVLLDNNGLSLFPCGHSYHVNCLIQKRVLKCNLHNN
- the Cyp301a1 gene encoding probable cytochrome P450 301a1, mitochondrial, translating into MGRLFRWKPMVLRTLCTDATSISKTVAASQSPDISDALPYETIPGPKPLPILGNTWRLLPVIGQYKISDVAKISELFHQHYGKIVRLTGLIGRPDLLFVYDADEIEKVYRHEGPTPFRPSMPCLVHYKGTVRKEFFGDLPGVVGVHGEPWREFRTRVQKPVLQPLTVRKYIQPIGVVTDDFIQRMDEIKRDDGELPADFDNEIHKWALECIGRVALDVRLGCLGANLAPDSEPQKIIDAAKYALRNVAVLELKAPFWRYIPTPLWTRYVRNMDYFIKICMKHIDEAMERLKTKTSVSETDLSLVERILAKETDPKMAYILALDLILVGIDTISMAVCSILYQLATRPEIQEKMYQELLKILPDPNVPITTQHLDQAVYMKAFIREVFRVYSTVIGNGRTLQNDTVICGYKVPKGVQVVFPTLVTGNMEEYVADAKSFKPERWLKESATEKLHPFASLPYGYGARMCLGRRFADLEMQVLLTKLIRSYKLEYHHEPLKYKVTFMYAPDGELKFKMLKR
- the pink gene encoding BLOC-2 complex member HPS5 homolog isoform X2 gives rise to the protein MISTKSERNGECVTALCWNDNSTELYIGDENGTVHVMGLSMFTVKRGIFQDPACPIMGLNYKIVQMDFCSPLLLISTISNCYICDTVEGQYEKVGLRTRQGEFGACFYNPSTIREADFSATQQKHSPSTNKEFKSTKIDKKNQQYPKIYCARPGSRLWEAESNGKIVKTHNFKEALAIPPSTVHKSIGSKMTCAESSNCDWSPQSLKFSPLHIIASKYLLTYNSNALYVFDPVNSAVILWCNEYTDVAAANVVDNQIYVMTNSGDFHCLELTPTPSSMSNQIEKGSKLDSGIVVVNNKNSKLLKYTKNEEISEVEKKCDSNNKLPVEFRKELNKCELSVLNSQNLIARNTKEDQKNEFNDIVRLDAEYIDIDKELKNGPSQKHVGVEETMNIEENLGTTKDEIRNVMDDVQVIYSLVNSLDSIMSDDEIDKILCTVRESIKCIKESCEKLTEPKPSVLKAINTIEQYYRHIFLSRLNKDRLIETKNENILNEAMSSFLEINVLHQVECECGFPYLTKQPEEPKFSKIGIVILQKYSEISKETCINLCKKVPYMWRPYVNIYSKQEDFFEETTFVHCLQTRDDLVLSFLLLPLNGEQWKFAMKAISNLQLKKCLGCNGPITATNTQNDLSINWNNIAHEIMKREGPDVSVNFLTTIATILPSVSFSRNLFQSLIFTKILKHHEFEQPMDFDQILNETPYDPYSLLCCPKIQTQLLHTLQKDLQRPMDRHVFGTQAHHWGMHHKPAKSICPCCTLPLKTPVLLDNNGLSLFPCGHSYHVNCLIQKRVLKCNLHNN